Within Conexibacter woesei DSM 14684, the genomic segment CCCTCCTCGGCGTAGCTGAAGCGCAGGTTCGGGTTGTCGCTCTGGAGCTGCACCATGTCGCCCGAGTAGGCGAGCGCGGCGACGATGTTGCCCTTCGCGAGATCGGTCGTGTAGTCGTTGCCGGTGAAGCGGCGGAACTGGCCCTTGTCGTTCGCCGCGCCGATGAACTCGATCGCCTCCAGCTCGTCGTCGAGCGTCGCCTTGGTCGAGTCCTTGCCCTGCATCGCGAGCACGCTGCCCGCGGCGTCGTAGGGCTCGGCGAGGAACGTCACGCGCCCCTTCCACTCGGGGTCGAAGAGGTCTCTGAGCGAGCGCAGCTCGCGGCCGGTCTGCTCGATGTCGTAGCCGATCCCGACCGCGCCGGACTGGTACGGCAGGCTGAAGCGCCGCTGCGGGTCCCAGTCAGGGTTCGCGAGCCCTGTCTCCAGGTTGCGCGCGTTCGGCACGTTGCGGCGGTCGATCGGGACGACCCAGCCGTTGCGGATCCGGCGCGCGACCATCCAGTCCGACAGCACGGCGAGGTCGCGGCCGGTCGGCTGGCCGGCGGCGAGCTGCTGGCGGACCTTGCCGAAGAAGTCGTTGTTGTCGTTGACCTCCTCGACGTACTTCACGCGGCCGCCGAATCTGCGGTCGAACTCCTTCGTCAAGGCCTTGTCCATGTAGAGCGGCCAGTTCGCGAACGTCCAGTCGCCGAGCTCGACGCGCGGGTGGTCGACCGCGTCGGCCTGGCGCTTGAGCTCCGCAAGGCTCTGCTCGTTGGTGCCTTCGATCCCGCACGCCGCGAGCGCACCTGAGAGGCCGGAGGCGACCGCCGCGAGTGTCGCGCCGCGGCCGATCAGCCGCCGCCGCGTGATCCGCTCAGGCATCGGCGGCCTCGGCGTCGACGACGAACGTGTGCTGCGGCTCCCAGACGAGCTGGACCTGCTGGCCGATCGCGCGGTCGTGCGCGTCGCCGGCGTCGTGGTTCTGGACGATCACGGTCAGCTCCTCACCGCCCGCGGCGCGCACGAGGTAGTGCGTCGAGACGCCGAGGTAGGAGCCGGCGATCACCTGGCCGTGCAGCACGTTGGCGCCGGCGGGGACCGCTTCTTCGAGCGGCGCGATGCGGACCTTCTCCGGCCGCACGCCGACGCGCACGCGACCGGCGCGGCCGTCGAGCCGCGCGCGCGGCGCGCGCAGCGTCGCGCCGTCGTGGGTCTCGACGCGGGTGCAGTCGCCATCGGCGGCGCCGGCGCGCGCGTCGATCAGGTTCGACTTGCCGAGGAAGTTCGCGACGAACGTCGTGCGGGGCGTCTCGTAGAGGTCGTTGGCGCTGCCGGCCTGCTCGATCCGCCCGCCGTTCATGACGGCGATCGTGTCGGCCATCCCCATCGCCTCCTCCTGGTCGTGCGTGACGTGCACGAACGTGATCCCGACCTCGCGCTGGATCCGCTTCAGCTCGACCTGGAGGTCTCTGCGCAGCCGCAGGTCGAGCGCGCCGAGCGGCTCGTCGAGCAGCAGCACGCGCGGCCGGTTCACGAGCGCCCGCGCGAGCGCGACGCGCTGCTGCATGCCGCCGGAGAGCTGCGCGGGCTTGCGCTTGGCGACCTGGCCGAGCTGGACCGACTCCAGCGCCTCGCCGACGCGCGTGCGCACCTCCGCGCGCCCGACGCGCTTCTGCTCGAGCCCGAAGGCGACGTTGCGCTCGACGGTCATGTGCGGGAAGAGCGCGTAGGACTGGAAGACGGTGTTGACCTCGCGGCGGTTCGGCGCGCGGTCGGTGACGTCCTCGCCGCCGAGGTGGACGCGGC encodes:
- a CDS encoding polyamine ABC transporter substrate-binding protein, with product MPERITRRRLIGRGATLAAVASGLSGALAACGIEGTNEQSLAELKRQADAVDHPRVELGDWTFANWPLYMDKALTKEFDRRFGGRVKYVEEVNDNNDFFGKVRQQLAAGQPTGRDLAVLSDWMVARRIRNGWVVPIDRRNVPNARNLETGLANPDWDPQRRFSLPYQSGAVGIGYDIEQTGRELRSLRDLFDPEWKGRVTFLAEPYDAAGSVLAMQGKDSTKATLDDELEAIEFIGAANDKGQFRRFTGNDYTTDLAKGNIVAALAYSGDMVQLQSDNPNLRFSYAEEGAVLFTDNLLMPAKAGNPYAAEVMMNYLYDPQVAARLCAYVNYISPVRGIREILEREDPEIAQNPLIFPPEEVRATLQPYPFFTAREEQTMNEAMAKVAGA
- a CDS encoding ABC transporter ATP-binding protein; this encodes MTPTAAPDVRLTGVTKRFADQLVIDDLSLDIERGAFYALLGPSGCGKTTTLRMIGGFDFPTTGRVHLGGEDVTDRAPNRREVNTVFQSYALFPHMTVERNVAFGLEQKRVGRAEVRTRVGEALESVQLGQVAKRKPAQLSGGMQQRVALARALVNRPRVLLLDEPLGALDLRLRRDLQVELKRIQREVGITFVHVTHDQEEAMGMADTIAVMNGGRIEQAGSANDLYETPRTTFVANFLGKSNLIDARAGAADGDCTRVETHDGATLRAPRARLDGRAGRVRVGVRPEKVRIAPLEEAVPAGANVLHGQVIAGSYLGVSTHYLVRAAGGEELTVIVQNHDAGDAHDRAIGQQVQLVWEPQHTFVVDAEAADA